TCGATGCCCACGCCGGCGACCTGCGGCTCACCGCCACCGACCCGTCGGCATCGAAGAACCGCCCGTCGTAGGGGTGCGAGCTGTCGATCAGCTGCAGGTCTCCGGTCCCGAACAGCTCCTTCTGGTCCCTGCCGCGCCTCAGGGCGCTGGCGCCGGCCGTCAGCAGCGTCAGGTGGTAGAACTCCTCGTCGGAGCTTCGGATCATGCGCTCGGTCCTGCGGAAGCGCGCCGACGGGAACGACGTCCCCAGCAGGGCCACCGGTCCCAGGGCGGTGCGTCGCGCCTGTGCGGTGAAGGTGTCGACGTGCGCGCTGGTCGCATCGCACACCCGTGTCTGCCCGACCAGCTCCCGCCACTGGTCGAACTGGTCCGGCCCGGCCCGGTACTCGCTCCGGTCCGGGCTCTGCGTCCCCGCGGTCACTTTTCCACCCCTCCCCCCTGCCGGTCGGCAGGGCATCCCCACCGACATCATCGGGTACCGCGGCGGCCGGGCGTGCGGGAGGAGGGATCGGACGGGATCGGACGGGATTCGTCGGGGTATGCGGGTGCGGCCCCGACTCGGTCGAGTCGGGGCCGGCTGTCGGAGTCCTGGTGGTCCGTGGACGGAGGGCTACTCGGGGGGGTGCCGACGAACCCGGTCAGGTCGGTGGTGGCCCAGGCGCCGTTGGTGGGGTGGTAGGTCAGCTGCAGGTGGCCGTCGGCGTAGTTGCGGCTGTAGAGCACCAGGGTGCCGTCGGGGTTGAAGGCGGCGCTGAGGTTGGCGCCGTCGGTGGCGGGGGTGCCGGCGTAGCCGGTCAGGTCGATGGTGCTCCAGGCGCCGCTGCTGGGGCGGTAGGTCATCTGGAGGTGGCCGTTGGCCGCGTTCGCGGTGACGATGCCCAGGGTGCCGTCGGCCTGCTGGAACAGGGCGGGCGAGGAGCCGGCCGAGACCGGGTGCCGACGGAGGTGGTCAGGTCGGTGGTGGTCCAGGTGCCGCTGTTGTTGGCGATGTAGGTGAGCTGGAGGTGGCTGTCGGCGGAGTTGCGGCTGTAGATCGCCAGGGTGCCGTCGGAGCCGGTGAAGGCGCTGACCGCGCCGTCGGTGGCGGGAGTGCCGACGTAGCCGGTCATGTCGGTGGTGGCCCAGGTGCCGCTGGGGGCGCGGTAGGTCAGGCGCAGGTGGCCGTTGGAGGAGTCGGTGGTGATCGCGCCGATCGTGCCTTCTGCAGGGCGAAGGCCGCCGGGGCCTTGTCCGCGGTGGCCGGGGTGCCGGCGTAGGCGGTGAGGTCGGTGGTGGCCCAGGCGCCGCTGGTGGGCAGGTAGGTGAGCTGGGGTGGCCGTCGGCGTAGTTGCGGCTGTAGATCGCCAGGGTGCCGTCGGAGCCGGTGATCACGCTGTAGGTGCCGTCGGTGGCGGGAGTGCCGACGTAGCCGGTCAGGTCGGTGGTGGCCCAGGTGCCGCCGGCGGAGCGGTAGGTGAGCTGGAGGTGGCCGTTGGCGGCGTTCGCGGTGACCGCGCCCAGGGTGCCGTTCTGCTGGACGAAGGCGGCCGGGGGGCCGCCGGCGGAGACGGGGTGCCGGCGGTGTTGGTCAGGTCGGCGGTGGCCCACTTGCCGCCGGAGGGCAGGTAGGTGAGCTGGAGGTGGCCGTCCGCGGCGGAGCGGGTGAACGTCATCGACGTCCCGTCCGTGCCCAGCACGGTGCCCTTGTCGCCGCGGATCGCCTTGGCCGGGACGGCGGGGCGGTGCCGCCGCCACTGCCGGTCGTGACCGGGGAGATGTAGCCGCTGATCCGCTGGCCCCACGGGGCGCTGCCCACCGAGTAGTTGGGCGTGGACTCCTGCTGGACGATGCCGTTCGGGTACCTGCTGTGGCCCTCGTTGCCGCCGGTCACGGTCATGGTGCCGTTGCCGACGGCGGTGACGATCGCGACGTGGCTGGCCCAGTCCCGGTCCGGGTTGTAGTCGTAGACCACCGCGTCCCCGGGGTGCGGGGTGCTGGACAGCGTCCCGTACCTGACGCCGTAGTCGTAGAAGCTGGCGGCCCCGTCGGTCAGGTCGCCCAGGTGCTGGACCCCGCCGCCCTGGCCCAGGCCACCCGGCGAAGTCGGCGCACCAGGGCTGGAGGTTGGCGGAGCTGGTCTGCCCGGCGCCGTTGCTGTAACCGCTGCCGGGGCCGTGGTTGATCTGGCTCTGGACGGCAGCGATGCTGCCGGCGGTGTCGGCGTGGGCGGGACCGCAGTCATGCCCGTGACGGCGGTTGCTGCGACGGCGATGGCGACGGCGGACTTCTTCAGACGGGCGAATGTAATGGTCATGACAGATCATCCTCGGGAGGTCGGTACGCGCGGGTGCACGGAGGCGTGCGGGGTGCCCGATCGGGCGCTCGGGCCGTCTCCGGCGGCGGCTGTCCTGCAGGAACAGCCGACCGGGGAAGGCCGGGGCGTGCGGAGGGAGCGGATGGAGCGGATGGAGCAGGGGTGGAGCCGGGTTGGAACCGGGATGGAGCGGGATGAGGCGCGTCGGCGTCGGCGTCGGCCGAGGGGAATTCGCCACCGCGTCCCGGCATCCGGGCGGGGGTGGGAGTGGACGGCTGCCCTGCAGGAGCAGCGGTCGTCGGTCCTGCGTGCGCGGGCCGCGAGAGCGAGCGGGGCGGTCGGCGCAGGGGTTCCGGCGCGGGTCAGTCGATACGTGCGGCGGGTGCAGCCGGCGCGGCGGTCACCGGTCGGTGCAGTCCGTGGCCTCCGGCGGCTCCGGGGGCAGGTAGCACCGCAGGAGCATCGGCGATGTGCGGTGGCTGCGGGCGATCAGGCTGTGCGCGCGGCAGACGGCGTCGACCCGATCGGCCGACCCGACGAGCCCGGCGAGCCGGCGAGCCCGACGAATCCGATAGGCCGGACGAGCCGGACGAGTCGGACGAGTCGCGGCTGAGCAGGTAGAGCAGGAAGTCGATCCGGTCGTCGGCGGGCTGTGCGCTGGCGTGCTGGAGGCCGTCGGCGGGCTCGGCGTGCGCCCAGAGGGCGTCCACGGCCGCGGCTGCCTCGGCCGCTCCGATCGCCTCGGCCGCATCACCGGGCCACCGGCGTTTCAGGCTGGCGTAGACGATGTCCATCCCGTGCTCAGCTGCCCCAACGAGGCTGGCCTGGGTG
The genomic region above belongs to Streptomyces sp. 1331.2 and contains:
- a CDS encoding CHAP domain-containing protein, encoding MTITFARLKKSAVAIAVAATAVTGMTAVPPTPTPPAASLPSRARSTTAPAAVTATAPGRPAPPTSSPGAPTSPGGLGQGGGVQHLGDLTDGAASFYDYGVRYGTLSSTPHPGDAVVYDYNPDRDWASHVAIVTAVGNGTMTVTGGNEGHSRYPNGIVQQESTPNYSVGSAPWGQRISGYISPVTTGSGGGTAPPSRPRRSAATRAPCWARTGRR